In one Pseudoliparis swirei isolate HS2019 ecotype Mariana Trench chromosome 23, NWPU_hadal_v1, whole genome shotgun sequence genomic region, the following are encoded:
- the LOC130188071 gene encoding phosphoinositide 3-kinase regulatory subunit 6-like has product MVDPTTCVAFSTVESGLRHTVQALLKEMSGQRVWEKGLMRWSLQKRLEANPACSVSLVRVLVRELGKLLQADDARSYTHTIPVLHTLYYVVMQSGVMIPTSVYQAVFECVMKLLTLPSPYSAVALSTVRSIKMEMTTPGSLYHRRVTAEQNLTLQEKVFVLADPAVFSAPLEAAVRTHLEASVFLRDASTMEKNVVRHVLQAALGPSCRSAVLTRALEALGEHAVEKYFQEVSLAVEESLKHGAAGRANYLNRLQHIYRDISDASQEEQTKLHRGVAVSTAMPYPEINFLLWRDKEDLWSLLENLAKCCGSDSTTIEKDQSDSVQSEDSGGRERRDLNEGDFDDTSTDPTPTFTRRNGFKTTKRANAPPRPTSGKTDAFPGGSPGRRHTARVVVLGDDRVLGTLSRAYRSIRERESEQPVLSGKLNLRLYYIPVTSPSRSSPDSPCENEGSRLGLASFLGRVDPWYNSNINSLGAAISKLAGKSVHMEPVEPDVFLLDTLCYYLRCGTQPVNLPLYSVKMTRSSCDVVEEVFVSHLEAAIPEFRHLKEKFSKEPSVRRKKPSVEVFHSVMSVNYTEISLSNREVVKREAAMAFGVVMTSQPAALASGEHHLSVEFHSVDPGNNTTIQTRNISIRALQDRTLSVCLDKDSRSTYTGVHRVEISPCLHPGCGVGSRSTREPLFSKYLDRAMHLPINTFTGEPSASWCADST; this is encoded by the exons ATGGTTGATCCTACCA CTTGCGTGGCTTTCTCCACGGTTGAGTCCGGCCTGAGACACACGGTGCAGGCTCTTCTGAAGGAGATGAGCGGCCAACGTGTTTGGGAAAAAG GATTGATGCGATGGAGTCTCCAGAAGAGGCTGGAAGCCAATCCCGCCTGCAGCGTGTCGTTGGTCCGAGTGCTCGTCCGAGAGCTGGGCAAGCTGCTGCAGGCCGACGACGCtcgatcctacacacacaccatcccagTGCTGCACACACTCTACTATGTGGTGATGCAG TCAGGTGTCATGATTCCGACCAGCGTTTACCAGGCGGTGTTTGAGTGCGTGATGAAACTGCTGACATTACCGTCTCCGTACTCCGCCGTGGCGCTGAGCACCGTGAGGAGCATCAAGATGGAGATGACCACGCCGG GCTCCTTGTATCACCGTCGAGTCACCGCAGAGCAGAACCTCACCTTGCAGGAAAA GGTGTTTGTGCTCGCCGACCCCGCTGTGTTTTCTGCTCCGCTGGAAGCGGCGGTGAGGACCCACCTGGAGGCGTCCGTCTTTCTCCGGGACGCGTCGACCATGGAGAAGAACGTGGTGCGGCATGTGCTGCAGGCGGCTCTGGGGCCGAGCTGCCGGAGCGCCGTGCTGACTCGGGCCCTGGAG GCGTTGGGGGAACATGCGGTGGAGAAGTATTTCCAGGAAGTGTCTCTAGCCGTGGAGGAGAGTCTGAAGCACGGAGCAGCTGGTCGTGCAAACTATCTGAACAGACTGCAACACATTTACAGAGACATCTCGGATGCCTCTCAAGAAG AACAAACCAAGCTCCATCGGGGTGTTGCGGTCAGCACTGCAATGCCCTACCCGGAGATCAACTTCCTCTTGTGGAGGGACAAAGAGGATCTAT GGAGTCTGCTGGAAAACCTCGCCAAGTGCTGCGGCTCCGACTCAACGACTATTGAGAAGGACCAAAGTGATTCAGTTCAGTCCGAGGACAGcggcgggagagagagaagagatctgAACGAGGGTGACTTTGATGACACGTCCACCGACCCGACGCCGACCTTCACGCGTAGAAACGGCTTTAAGACCACCAAGAGGGCGAACGCGCCGCCGCGCCCGACGAGCGGGAAGACGGACGCGTTTCCCGGAGGCTCGCCCGGGAGGCGTCACACGGCTCGGGTGGTGGTGCTGGGGGACGACCGTGTGCTGGGGACCCTGAGCAGGGCTTACCGCTCCATTCG agagagagagtcagagcaGCCGGTTTTGAGCGGGAAACTGAACCTCCGGTTGTACTACATCCCGGTCACGTCGCCCTCGCGCAGTTCCCCC GATAGCCCTTGTGAGAATGAAGGCAGCCGATTGGGTCTCGCCTCATTCCTGGGGCGCGTGGACCCGTGGTACAACAGCAACATCAACAGTCTGGGAGCAGCCATCTCCAAACTGGCTGGGAAG TCTGTCCACATGGAGCCGGTGGAGCCGGACGTCTTCCTCCTGGACACCCTGTGCTACTACCTCCGCTGTGGGACGCAGCCGGTGAACCTGCCGCTCTATTCGGTGAAG ATGACCCGCTCCAGCTGtgatgtggtggaggaggtgttcgTGTCCCACCTGGAGGCCGCCATCCCAGAGTTCAGACACCTGAAAGAGAAGTTCTCAA AGGAGCCCAGCGTACGCCGAAAGAAGCCGTCGGTGGAAGTCTTCCACTCGGTCATGTCAGTCAATTACACAGAg ATCTCCTTAAGCAATCGAGAAGTGGTGAAGAGAGAAGCAGCCATGGCGTTTGGCgtggtgatgacatcacagccggCAGCTTTAGCATCAG GTGAGCATCACCTCTCTGTGGAGTTTCACAGCGTGGACCCAGGAAACAACACC ACGATCCAAACCCGGAACATCAGCATCCGGGCCCTGCAGGATCGAACGCTCTCCGTGTGTCTGGATAAGGACTCCCGCAGCACGTACACCGGCGTGCACAG GGTAGAAATATCCCCGTGTTTGCACCCCGGATGCGGCGTCGGGTCCCGGTCCACGCGAGAGCCGCTGTTTAGCAAGTATCTAGACAGAGCCATGCACCTGCCCATCAACACCTTCACCGGTGAGCCGTCCGCCTCATGGTGTGCAGACTCTACATAA
- the mfsd6l gene encoding major facilitator superfamily domain-containing protein 6-like, which yields MKRNEQIDIRRDLAVAGAFSFLCCCARACLIPFLTLYFRQLGLTPAMTGIVMGTKHLVALAWSPVASLLSKHYDKRRAVINASLVCSAAAALALLLVPLQAVRPQVAGCNRSDPSGGPTQSLGGGGLPGSVAPSMASSARTQTTNAITPPFHSGTLPGTKSSPNHHDHSHAQLPPLNATVVVEDGAREPTVGAAVVHRPAPSSGAPVRSKRSEEEAEQEEAEQEEKRFTFLGSLKALDPQHQLFFLILVIVAAWELAAAPLEGTADDGLYEYLDSADASDRHGGPAVWGLLGAACGVGGAGLLVSRLSCVVAGGLPRSAAHFFCYAAVAAAALPVAARLPLHLDRKRDRAGGLLKAARLVRGSPRALLCAATALLVGVASSAVDNFLLWQMQDHGSGELHMGLSLAAALLSRAAFPPLAPRVSKLLSPGRVLAAAAACLGVQCFYYSFLWGPWAAAPAQALSCFSGGALWWAVGRQCEDVATPGAERSVRRLYGALALQLGSGLGSFAGGFVAQRFGLAWLFRGAALGVLAWCACLPLLQFKAPRQRRINYSRLLAADASEASDTESEQERDWLEKAMDDDRSRNNNNNNNGRRVNH from the coding sequence ATGAAGAGGAACGAGCAGATCGACATCAGGCGCGACCTCGCTGTGGCCGGCGCCTTCAGCTTCCTGTGCTGCTGCGCCAGGGCCTGCCTCATCCCCTTCCTCACCCTGTACTTCCGGCAGCTGGGCCTGACCCCCGCCATGACGGGCATCGTCATGGGCACCAAGCACCTCGTAGCGTTGGCGTGGAGCCCCGTGGCGAGCCTGCTCTCCAAGCACTACGACAAGAGGCGCGCCGTCATCAACGCCTCTCTGGTgtgctcggcggcggcggctctggCCCTGCTGCTCGTCCCGCTGCAGGCAGTGCGCCCGCAGGTCGCCGGCTGTAACCGGTCCGATCCGAGTGGCGGCCCGACCCAAAGtctgggcggcggcggcctgcCCGGCAGCGTTGCGCCCTCGATGGCGTCATCGGCTAGAACTCAAACTACCAACGCCATTACGCCTCCCTTCCATTCTGGGACCCTTCCTGGGACTAAGAGCTCACCTAATCATCATGATCATTCCCACGCTCAGCTGCCCCCATTGAACGCAACAGTAGTGGTCGAAGACGGCGCCAGAGAACCGACGGTCGGCGCCGCCGTCGTGCaccgccccgccccctcttcAGGAGCTCCAGTGAGGAgcaagaggtcagaggaggaggcggagcaagaggaggcggagcaagaGGAGAAGCGTTTTACATTCCTGGGCAGCCTGAAGGCGTTGGACCCTCAGCACcagctcttcttcctcatcctcgtcATCGTGGCGGCGTGGGAGCTCGCGGCGGCCCCCCTGGAGGGCACCGCGGACGACGGCCTGTACGAGTATCTGGACTCCGCCGACGCCTCTGACCGCCACGGCGGCCCCGCGGTGTGGGGCCTGCTCGGGGCGGCGTGTGGCGTCGGGGGGGCGGGCCTGCTGGTCAGCCGGCTGAGCTGCGTGGTCGCCGGCGGGCTCCCGCGGAGCGCGGCGCACTTCTTCTGCTACGCCGCCGTGGCGGCCGCGGCCCTCCCCGTGGCCGCCCGCCTCCCCCTGCACCTGGACAGGAAGCGGGATCGGGCCGGCGGGCTCCTCAAGGCGGCGCGGCTGGTGCGCGGCTCGCCCCGCGCCCTCCTCTGCGCCGCCACCGCCCTGCTGGTCGGGGTGGCGAGCTCCGCCGTGGACAACTTCCTGCTGTGGCAGATGCAGGACCACGGGAGCGGCGAGCTGCACATGGGGCTGTCGCTGGCCGCCGCGCTGCTGTCGCGGGCCGCCTTCCCGCCGCTCGCCCCCCGGGTGTCCAAGCTCCTCAGCCCGGGCCGCGTGCTCGCCGCGGCGGCCGCGTGCCTCGGCGTGCAGTGCTTCTACTACTCCTTCCTCTGGGGGCCGTGGGCGGCGGCGCCCGCTCAGGCGCTGAGCTGCTTCAGCGGcggcgccctctggtgggccGTGGGGCGCCAGTGCGAGGACGTGGCCACGCCGGGCGCCGAGCGGAGCGTGCGGAGGCTCTACGGCGCGCTCGCCCTGCAGCTGGGCAGCGGGCTGGGCAGCTTCGCCGGGGGCTTCGTGGCCCAGCGGTTCGGGCTCGCCTGGCTGTTCCGGGGCGCGGCGCTGGGCGTGCTGGCGTGGTGCGCCTGCCTGCCGCTGCTCCAGTTCAAGGCGCCGCGCCAACGCCGGATCAACTACTCGCGGCTGCTGGCGGCGGACGCGAGCGAAGCCAGCGACACGGAGTCCGAACAGGAGAGAGACTGGCTGGAGAAAGCGATGGATGACGACAGaagcagaaacaacaacaacaacaacaacggacgGAGGGTAAACCACTAG
- the LOC130188075 gene encoding bMERB domain-containing protein 1-like, with protein sequence MMERESRPCGHYGSLEETQVDEATQKSTEDVISMADSTITIGNIEGELCKIERIRDILVRRESELRYMMDDIQLCNEITRLKAELQKLVSISDGDKAKEDREREGELLQQINKLVETRDFLVDDVEFERLREQEEDREMAAFLQSTFPKTLAARGATQHETVASKARKTAAAPPFFPKTGLTLLKDCCGFTCSVM encoded by the exons atgatggagagagagagcagacccTGCGGGCACTACGGCTCTCTGGAGGAGACGCAGGTGGACGAAGCGACGCAGAAATCAA CAGAGGACGTCATCTCCATGGCCGACTCCACGATTACCATCGGGAACATTGAAGGGGAGCTGTGCAAAATTGAGCGGATAAGAGACATCCTGGTACGGAGGGAGTCGGAGCTGAGATACAT GATGGACGACATCCAGCTCTGCAATGAAATCACGAGGCTGAAGGCGGAGCTGCAGAAACTCGTCTCTATTTCAG ACGGCGACAAGGCCAAGGAGGaccgggagagggagggagagctgctgcagcagaTCAACAAGCTGGTGGAGACCAGAGACTTCCTCGTGGACGACGTGGAGTTCGAGAGGCTGAG GGAACAAGAGGAAGACAGAGAAATGGCCGCCTTCTTACAGTCCACATTTCCCAAGACGTTGGCTGCAAGAG GTGCAACGCAACATGAAACGGTGGCGTCCAAAGCCCGGAAGACGGCAGCGGCGCCGCCATTCTTCCCTAAAACTGGACTGACGCTACTGAAAGACTGCTGCGGCTTCACCTGCTCCGTCATGTaa